ggaaagcaacatcatgctggaggcactgactctttatgtcccaggcaagaaaatcagataacctaatgagcaagtcatttttcatattttatcctggcatgaagtaacagcaagaaatccttatttgaactcttttcctacagtatgttagcatcagaggaataaggctgcagtatctgaagtgtgacaatctgacgaatacactttctaaaccaaggatagaaaaaagcatagatcAGTGGATTTAGACAGGAGTTCCAATAAAATAGCCAGATGcgaaaaactgaaatttccacATCACTTGACACGTCCTGGCCTGCGattgagggataaaaataaggacagaaacatattagaaacacaactacaacaacaccaagagtcctggctgcttttctctcagacttattagcgctcacatgaactgaattctggactttcactgctgcagtatgagacctcagagctcgagcctgtgacacaaccaccacaaatactttcatataCAGAGTTATGATAACGGAAATGGGACCTATAAAAGTCAACACACCATCTAAAGCTCCTGTTAAGAAGTTAATAACAACTACACACTCTCCATAGCAGGAATTATACCTATCTGGGTgtttcaggaagacattcagtatcacaccgttatacaagacagaacaggcccaacacagaccaacactgactttaactctgtttagagTGACTTTAGTGGAGTAATGCAAAGGGTCACAAATGGCCACGTAACGGTCAACCGATatgagcaccatgtttcctactgaggcagatgtgaggacaaaagaggcataataaaacagtctgcatgtcaagctccccaaaacccagcagccttctttaaggaggatttgaactggcatcagcaggagtccgacaaggaagtctgagaca
This portion of the Echeneis naucrates chromosome 21, fEcheNa1.1, whole genome shotgun sequence genome encodes:
- the LOC115061973 gene encoding trace amine-associated receptor 13c-like; translation: METLEEAELCFPQMNTSCRKKLQHYATNVFLYILLSSITVLTVCLNLLVIISISHFRQLHTSTNLLLLSLAVSDFLVGLLLMPVQILLKEGCWVLGSLTCRLFYYASFVLTSASVGNMVLISVDRYVAICDPLHYSTKVTLNRVKVSVGLCWACSVLYNGVILNVFLKHPDRYNSCYGECVVVINFLTGALDGVLTFIGPISVIITLYMKVFVVVVSQARALRSHTAAVKVQNSVHVSANKSERKAARTLGVVVVVFLICFCPYFYPSIAGQDVSSDVEISVFRIWLFYWNSCLNPLIYAFFYPWFRKCIRQIVTLQILQPYSSDANIL